TCGGTTCCGGCATGCTCTTCCCGCTCATGATGAACGTGGTGCTGGCGGTCGCCCCCAAGCAGCGGATGGGACTGTTCCTCTCCATAGGTGGCGCCTGCATCACGCTGGGGCCAGCCTTCGGCCCCGTCATCAGCGGCCTTGCGGCGACGCTCTTCGGCTGGCGGGCGATCTTCGTGCTGCCGGCCCTTGCCATGGCGGTGCTCGCCCTCGTCGGCGTCCGCGTGGTCGAGGACGTCTCCACGCCGCAGGCGGCCACGCTCGACGTGCCTTCGCTGGTCGAGCTCTCCGTGGGCCTCACCTGCTTCGTCTATGGGCTCTCGGAGCTCACGTGCGCCTTGCCGCTTGCCCTGGGTGCGCTTGTCGTGGCGCTCGTGGTCCTCGCACTCTTCGTGCGCAGGCAGGGCCGCATCGCGGAGCCCCTGCTCGACCTGCGCCCGATGCGCAACCCCCGCTTCTGGCCTGCCTGCCTGCTCGTGGTCGTGGCCATGATGGAGACCTTCTCGATGAGCGTGCTGCTGCCGCTCTACTTCGAGGGTGCCTGCGGTACCGATGCCCTCGTGGCGGGCCTGCTCATCCTCCCTGCCATCGCGGTGAACGCCGTGACCTCGGTGGTGGGCGGCCGTGTCATGGACGCCCGCGGCGGGTGGCCGCTGCTGCCGGTGGGCTTCGCCCTCGTGGTCGTGGGGCAGGTCCTGGTCTGGTCCGTCTCGGAATCGCTCGCCATGGGGCTCGTCGTCGCGGCGACCGTGGTGGTCTATGCCGGTGTGGGGCTCGTGCTCTCGCCCTCGCAGACGGCCGGCCTCAGGCACCTGTCACAGGACGAGTACCCGCACGGCACAGCCCTGCTCAACACGTTCGTCATGATCGCCGCCAGCATCGGGCCGTCGCTCTTCGTGGGGATCCTCTCGAGCGGCGCCGCCTCGGCTGCGGCCTCCGGCCTTGCCGCGTCGGCGTCAGAGGCGGCGGGGTTTGCCCAGGCGGTGCTGGTGGCCGCCGTCATCGGCGCCGCAGGACTCGCCCTCTCGGTCGGCTATGCCCGCAAGGCGCGGACCGAGAAGGCGATGCCTCCGCAATCGCAGGGGCCATCTGGGGCTGGGGCAGATGATCAGGTCATATCCGAGAAGGACGCCTCGGGCAGGGCGCGTCGGGAGGGTGTGCGGGCATAGGCCGAGGGCCCTCGGCGACTCGCCGTCTCGCGACCTGTCATGTCTCGCGGACCGGGGGCCCGCACGTCCCCCCAAACCGGCCTTTCGCCTTCCTGAATAGGGGATTCAGCCTGATGGCAGGCTAAGATGGGCTGACTAGTATCTCAAGGGGAAGGTCCCTTTGTGGTCCGTCCCCTTTCGAGACGAAGGCGGGCCCATCATGCGAAGCGACCCTTCTCGCAAGGCACTTGTCATCATCCTTTCCGTGGCGATGGCGCTCACATGCATGCCCGTGCAGGGCCTCGCCGAGGCCGTGGACGAGGCGCAGGTCGTCACGAGCTCCCTTGTGGGATCGGCCTCCGCTTCCCTGACCGTCCAGGATGCCGGTCAGTCGACTGCCGATGACGCCATCTCGCAGGATGCGACGAGCGACCAGGAGGTCGACGCTTCCTCTGCGGTCAGTGCGGAGACCCCTACTGCGACCGATGACGACGCGAGTGCCGTCGAGACCGCTGCCGCGACCACCGATGACGCGTCCACCACCTCCGAGACGGCCGACGCCCAGGCTGCCACCACGCAGGATGCGCTCACTGTCCAGTCCGATGACCTCGTCACACAGACATATGACGCGCTGGAGATCTTGGTAGATGGCGGCCGTACCATCACCATCTCGGACGCGAGCGAGTCTGGCATGCTCAAGATCTCTGGCCTAGGTGGCAACCCCTCCATCATCCCCGCGAGCGCCAGCGTCATACTGACGAGCGAAGATGGTGCGGCCCAGGACAGCATGGTCAACGTGGTCGCCACCAAGTCCACGGTGAAGCTTGAGCTTAAGGACCTCAAGCTCAGGCACGACGGCGACAGCCCGCTTCGCATCCAGGGCGGAAGCACCGTGGTGGCCACCCTGGAGGGCTCCAGCGAGCTCAACTGCGTCGGTGGCGGTCAGCCGGGCGTCCAGGTGCAACGGGGCGCCTCCCTCACGATCACAGGCACGGGCTCGCTCAACGCCCTAGGCGACACCGACGGTGCGGGTATCGGCACCTGGAACGGTGCCAGCATCTCGATGGGTTCCCTCACCATCACGGGCGGGGCCCAGGTCACGGCCACAGGATATGGCGAGGCTGCTGGCATCGGCTGTGGCAACGAGGCGACGAGCGGCGGTACGGTGACCATCACGGGTGCTGGCACGAAGGTCACGGCCAACGGCGGCAAGTACGGTGCTGGCATCGGTGGCGGTGACCAGTCGGGCGGCTGCAACGTCATCATCTCCGACGGCGCCTCGCTCACGGCCACGGGCGGCTACGGTGGCGCTGGCATCGGTTCCGGCGACAAGGACGGGGGCAGCCCCGGCACGCTCACCGTGAGTGGCGATGACACGCGCGTCACGGCAATCGGCGGGGAGAAGGCCGCGGGTGTCGGGACTGGACGTGACGCCACGCATGGCGGCACGGTCACCGTCAACGGCGGCATCCTCACTGCCACGGGCGGGGAGTATGGCGCCGGCATCGGTGGGGGATACGAGACCTCCGGCAGCACCGTCATCATCAACGGCGGCACCGTGGTCGCGCGTCACGGTGGGGATGCCAGCGGCATCGGCTCGGGCAGCGAAGGCTCGAACGGTGGTAGCCTCACCATCAATGGCGGTTCCGTGCTGGGGTCCGGTACCTCGGGCTTCGATGAGTCCGTGCAGCCCACGCCCAAGAACGCCGACGGCGTGGAGCTCGAGCGCTACTCCGTCCAGCTCCAGTACACCTCCACCTACGAGCTGGTGACGGAGTTGAGGCTCTATGACTCTGCGGCTGCCGCGCTGTCCCAGAGCGACGTGCACATGTGGACCATCCCAGGTCCCTTTAGCGACTGTGCCGCGCTCTACCTCTACCTTCCCAAGGGCACGGACCTCGGCTACGTGACCACGAACATCGCCTCCTATAATCGCCTGGGCACCTCGGACATCTTTGAGCTCTATCAGCTGCCCTATCTGGTCCATTTCGACTCTGGTGTGGATGATGTCAGCGGCACCATGCCTGATCAGATCTGGAGGCACGGGGAGCGCAAGTCCCTCTCCCCCAACACCTTCTCGCGACCGAACTACTTCTTCGCCGGCTGGTCCAAGACCAAGGGATCCACCAAGGCGGATTACTCGGACAAGCAGGTGGTCACAGAGGTGGCATCGAATGACTCGGTGACCCTCTATGCCGTCTGGATCCCGATGACCAAGAACGCGACCCTTACCTACGCCTCCTCGGATGCGAGCCATGGCACGGTATCCCTGGCCTCGGAGACGTTGAACTCCCAGACGGGTACGCCCTCGGGCTCCACCGTCACGGTCGCCGCCGGGTATCATCTGGTCAACTGGACCGACTCGGAGGGGACCGTCGTCTCGACGGACGCGACGTACGTGCCGGTGATGAAGAATGCCGGGTGGGTGGACGAGAACTACACGGCGAACATCGCACCCAACACCTACACCCTGACGTATTGCGACAGCGTGACCGGCAGGTCCCTGATAGGTGGCGACTATAGCTACACGCACAACCCCTTCAAGTACACGATCACGTTGACCTACGATGCTCCCACGACGTTCAGACCACCTTCCGACGACTCGGATTACTACGGTACCTATCGGGCTGGCTACTGCTTCGACCACTGGAGCCAGAACCGGGATGGCACGGGCACGACCTACACGGAGGACCAGGAGATCCTGAACCTCACGGATGTGCAGGACGGGCATGTCGACGTGTGGTACATCTGGAGGCCCATCAACTATTCCTTCGCCTTCCTCGGCAACGGCGCTACCTCTGGCTCCATGACGAACGAGGTCATGACCTATGACCAGGAGAAGGCCCTCACGGCGAACGCCTACGCCCGTACGGGCTACACCTTCGTCAACTGGAATCATCGCGCAGACGGAAGCAGCTGGTCCTATTCCGACCAGGCCCTTGTCAAGAACACCACCAGATATAGTGAGACCCTGTCGCTCTATGCCCAGTGGAAGCCCAACTCGTACACGGTGACCTTCGATGGCAACGGTGCGGACTCCGGTTCCATGGCTGGCCTCACGCTCGACTACGACGAGAGCCATACCCTCGACGCCAGCACCTTCACGCGTGCCGGCTACACGTTCGCAGGATGGAACACGGCTGCTGACGGCACCGGCACGGCCTACGCGGATGCGGCGAGCATCAAGAACCTGGCCACCGGCGACACCGGCGACACCTCAGCCACGCTCTATGCCCAGTGGAAGGGCGACGAGTACACGGTGAAGTTCGTTGCGAACGGTGGCGACGGCACCATGGCCGACCAGACCCTCGCCTACGGTACGGCCGCGAACCTCAATGCCAACACCTTTACGTGCACCGGCTATACGTTCGCGGGGTGGGCCGACGATGCGGGACACACCTACGCCGATGGCGCCTCCGTCATGAACCTGGTCACGAGCGGGAGCGGCAGCACCTCCATCACCCTCAAGGCCCAGTGGACCGCCAACACCTACACGCTCGTCTTCGATGCCAACGGCGGGACCGGCACCATGGACAAGCAATCCATGACCTACGACACCGAGGTCGCCCTCACGCCCTGTGCCTTCGCGCGTGAGGGCTGCATGTTCGCCGGCTGGACCGATGACGCGGGGCACACGTATGCCGACGCCGAGAGTGTCAAGAACCTTGCGACCGAGCAGGGTTCGACGGCGACGCTCCATGCCCGGTGGAAGGCCAACACATACACCGTGAAGTTCGCCACCGGCGTCACCGACGGCAGCGTCACGCAGACGATGGAAGACGAGACCATGACCTACGGCATCGCGACGCCGCTCACGGCCAACGCCTTCATCCGCGCCGGCTACCGGTTCCTCGGTTGGAAGGTGGGGGACACCTCCCGCTTCGTGGCTGACGAGGCGAGCGTGTCTGACCTGGCCACCTCCGGCACCGTGACCCTCACGGCGATGTGGGAGTCCTGGCCCGACGCGCTCGTCTCCTATAACGTCATCGACCCGGCACAGGGCACGGTCTCGAGCGCCAAGGAGACGCTCACCCAGGGCCAGGGCACGCCTGCCGGCTCCACGGCCACGGCTGGGACCGGCTACACGTTCTCCAGCTGGAAGGTCTACGGGTCGGACGCCGTGGTCTCGAGCGATGCCACCCTCACGGCCGAGAAGATCAAGGCGAGCCCCGCCTGGTCGTCCGACCACTACGTCAGCACGAACTTCGTGGCCAGCTTCGAGGCCAACACCTACACGGTCACCTTCGATGCCAGCGGCGGCTCGGGCACCATGGACCCCCAGGCCCTCACCTATGGCACAGCCGCGAACCTCGATGCCAACACTTTCGCCAAGACTGGCTACACGTTCGCCGGCTGGTCTGACGGCGCGGGACATACGTACGCCGACAAGGCTTCCGTCAAGAACCTCGTCACCGGGGCCGTCGGTGACGAGTCCATCACCCTCACGGCCCAATGGACGCAGGACCTGGTGGTGACCTACGTCCCCGATGACGTGACGCACGGCACCGTGAGCGTCGGCTCTGAGACCGTCGTCTCGGGCGACAACGCCCAAGGCTCCACCGCCGAGGCTGCGACTGGCTACACGTTCGTCAGCTGGACGCTTGCCGGCTCCACGACACCCGTCTCCGTCGAGCAGACGCTCAAGCCTGCTGGCGTCACGGCCAGCGCCAGCTATGTGGCCAACTTCAAGGGCAACGCCTATACGGTCACGTTCGCCACCGGCGTCACCGACGGCAGCGTCACACAGACGATGGCCGACGAGCCCATGACCTACGGCACGGCCAAGGAGCTCACGGCCAACGCGTTCACGCGCCCGGGCTATCGGTTCCTCGGCTGGAGGGTGGGGGACAGCTCCCGCTTCGTGGCTGACAAGGCGAGCGTGTCCGACCTGGCGACCTCCGGCACCGTGACCCTCACGGCCATGTGGGAGGCCTGGCCCGACGCGCTCATCTCCTACAACGTCACCGACCCGGCACAGGGCTCGGTCTCGAGCGCCAAGGAGACGCTTGTCCGGGGCCAGGGCACGCCGGTAGGCTCCACGGCCACGGCTGGGACCGGCTACACGTTCGTCAACTGGACGGTCTATGGCTCTGACACCGTGGTGTCGAGCGATGCCACCCTCACGGCCGAGAAGATCAAGGCGAGTTCCGCCTGGTCATCCGACCACTACGTCAACACCGACCTCGTGGCCAACTTCAAGGCCAACACCTACACGGTCACCTTCGATGCCAACGGCGGCCTCCGGCACCATGACCCCCCAGACCCTCACCTATGACACACCTGCGAACCTCAACGGCAACGCCTTCGCCAAGACCGGCTTCACCTTCGCTGGCTGGTCTGACGGCGCGGGGCACACGTACGCCGACGCGTCTGAGGTCGAGAACCTGGCCACCGGAGCTGCCGGTGACGCCTCCGTCACGCTCACGGCCCAGTGGGTCGCCAACGGCTACACGGTCACCTTCGACGCCACCGGCGGAACCGGCACCATGCCTGCTCAGCCGATGACCTACGGGGCGGCCGCCAACCTCACGGCCTGCACCCTCGTCCGCACGGGCTATGCCTTCCTCGGCTGGTCGAAGACCCAAGGTGGTACCATCGTCGACCTTGTTGACGAGGCATCCGTCACCGACCTCGCGACCTCCGGCACCGTGCCCCTCTACGCCGTCTGGCAGGCCAACTCCTACACGATCGAGTTCAACGGTAATGGCGCCACCTCAGGCACCATGGCTGACCTGCCGATGACCTACGACACGGCCGCCAACCTCACCGCCAACGCCTACGCCAAGGACCATTACACCTTCACCGGTTGGAACACCAAGGCGGATGGCTCGGGCACCCCGTATGCTGGCGGGGACTCGGTCGCCAACCTCGCCACCTCAGGCACGGTCATCCTCTACGCCCAGTGGAGCGGGGACTCGTATGACGTCACCTTCGAGGGCAATGGTTCCACGTCGGGCACCATGCAGCTACAAGGCATGACCTATGGCTCATCCGCGAAGCTCACGCCCAACGGCTTCGTCCGTGCCGACTACACCTTCCTGGGCTGGGCTCTTGCCGCGGGCACGACGACCCCAGACTACTTCGACGGCCAGCTCGTCTCTGACCTCGACCCCACCACGCTCTACGCCGTCTGGGGGCAGCGCGCCGATGCCCGCATCTACTATGGGAGCTCTGACACTGCCGTCGGGACGGTCTCCTCGGACAGCGAGCTCGTCGCCCCCGATACTGGTGTGCCATCTGGCTCAACGGCCATTCCGGCCGCTGGGCATCACTTCGTGGTCTGGAAGGATGCTTCCGGTGCGGAGGTCTCCGCCATATCGTTCTTCCAGCCTACGAAGCCTGTGGGGGGATGGGTCGAGACTGCCTACACGGCCAGCTTTGCGGCCAACACATACACGGTCAAGTTCGATGCCAATGGTGGCACCGGCACCCAGATGGACGATCAGCCCATGACCTACGGAACGGCCGCGGACCTCACTGCCAACACGTACGTCAACCCTGGTCATGCCTTCGTCGGTTGGAAGGATGATGCGGGACATATGTACGCTGACGGCGCCTCAGTTATCGACCTCACGACCGAGCTTGGCG
This genomic stretch from Atopobiaceae bacterium harbors:
- a CDS encoding InlB B-repeat-containing protein; this encodes MTPQTLTYDTPANLNGNAFAKTGFTFAGWSDGAGHTYADASEVENLATGAAGDASVTLTAQWVANGYTVTFDATGGTGTMPAQPMTYGAAANLTACTLVRTGYAFLGWSKTQGGTIVDLVDEASVTDLATSGTVPLYAVWQANSYTIEFNGNGATSGTMADLPMTYDTAANLTANAYAKDHYTFTGWNTKADGSGTPYAGGDSVANLATSGTVILYAQWSGDSYDVTFEGNGSTSGTMQLQGMTYGSSAKLTPNGFVRADYTFLGWALAAGTTTPDYFDGQLVSDLDPTTLYAVWGQRADARIYYGSSDTAVGTVSSDSELVAPDTGVPSGSTAIPAAGHHFVVWKDASGAEVSAISFFQPTKPVGGWVETAYTASFAANTYTVKFDANGGTGTQMDDQPMTYGTAADLTANTYVNPGHAFVGWKDDAGHMYADGASVIDLTTELGGTVALHAQWTSDLVVSYAADEASHGSVSLASETVALGGTAQGSTATAESGYHLAGWTLADSEDVITTEATLAPTNVMTSASYLARFVPNTYTVTFQANGGTGVMDVQELSYDADEKLAACTLTREGYAFTAWADDSGHTYADKASVKDLVSEADGGITLHAQWMPIAYTVAFDANGGDGTMEPQAMTYGTAADLTASAFTRTGYAFAGWNTVADGSGTSFSEKASVKDLVAEDGSIVTLYAQWTVSSVDDGENGNGGDGNNAAGSNAGSASGGGSPSSGSSAQVITARAGIPATSDPVFPIGSLTLVALATATCGIVIRKRRRG
- a CDS encoding MFS transporter, yielding MSQSASRPTSSHMPLLVVMYASAFVAAFNENIINVALVDIMGDLSVGATTAQWLITGYMVLASIVTASMAFLSRRLSTRRLFFVASACLLVGEVACYVAPTFAVLLPCRIIQAIGSGMLFPLMMNVVLAVAPKQRMGLFLSIGGACITLGPAFGPVISGLAATLFGWRAIFVLPALAMAVLALVGVRVVEDVSTPQAATLDVPSLVELSVGLTCFVYGLSELTCALPLALGALVVALVVLALFVRRQGRIAEPLLDLRPMRNPRFWPACLLVVVAMMETFSMSVLLPLYFEGACGTDALVAGLLILPAIAVNAVTSVVGGRVMDARGGWPLLPVGFALVVVGQVLVWSVSESLAMGLVVAATVVVYAGVGLVLSPSQTAGLRHLSQDEYPHGTALLNTFVMIAASIGPSLFVGILSSGAASAAASGLAASASEAAGFAQAVLVAAVIGAAGLALSVGYARKARTEKAMPPQSQGPSGAGADDQVISEKDASGRARREGVRA
- a CDS encoding InlB B-repeat-containing protein → MRSDPSRKALVIILSVAMALTCMPVQGLAEAVDEAQVVTSSLVGSASASLTVQDAGQSTADDAISQDATSDQEVDASSAVSAETPTATDDDASAVETAAATTDDASTTSETADAQAATTQDALTVQSDDLVTQTYDALEILVDGGRTITISDASESGMLKISGLGGNPSIIPASASVILTSEDGAAQDSMVNVVATKSTVKLELKDLKLRHDGDSPLRIQGGSTVVATLEGSSELNCVGGGQPGVQVQRGASLTITGTGSLNALGDTDGAGIGTWNGASISMGSLTITGGAQVTATGYGEAAGIGCGNEATSGGTVTITGAGTKVTANGGKYGAGIGGGDQSGGCNVIISDGASLTATGGYGGAGIGSGDKDGGSPGTLTVSGDDTRVTAIGGEKAAGVGTGRDATHGGTVTVNGGILTATGGEYGAGIGGGYETSGSTVIINGGTVVARHGGDASGIGSGSEGSNGGSLTINGGSVLGSGTSGFDESVQPTPKNADGVELERYSVQLQYTSTYELVTELRLYDSAAAALSQSDVHMWTIPGPFSDCAALYLYLPKGTDLGYVTTNIASYNRLGTSDIFELYQLPYLVHFDSGVDDVSGTMPDQIWRHGERKSLSPNTFSRPNYFFAGWSKTKGSTKADYSDKQVVTEVASNDSVTLYAVWIPMTKNATLTYASSDASHGTVSLASETLNSQTGTPSGSTVTVAAGYHLVNWTDSEGTVVSTDATYVPVMKNAGWVDENYTANIAPNTYTLTYCDSVTGRSLIGGDYSYTHNPFKYTITLTYDAPTTFRPPSDDSDYYGTYRAGYCFDHWSQNRDGTGTTYTEDQEILNLTDVQDGHVDVWYIWRPINYSFAFLGNGATSGSMTNEVMTYDQEKALTANAYARTGYTFVNWNHRADGSSWSYSDQALVKNTTRYSETLSLYAQWKPNSYTVTFDGNGADSGSMAGLTLDYDESHTLDASTFTRAGYTFAGWNTAADGTGTAYADAASIKNLATGDTGDTSATLYAQWKGDEYTVKFVANGGDGTMADQTLAYGTAANLNANTFTCTGYTFAGWADDAGHTYADGASVMNLVTSGSGSTSITLKAQWTANTYTLVFDANGGTGTMDKQSMTYDTEVALTPCAFAREGCMFAGWTDDAGHTYADAESVKNLATEQGSTATLHARWKANTYTVKFATGVTDGSVTQTMEDETMTYGIATPLTANAFIRAGYRFLGWKVGDTSRFVADEASVSDLATSGTVTLTAMWESWPDALVSYNVIDPAQGTVSSAKETLTQGQGTPAGSTATAGTGYTFSSWKVYGSDAVVSSDATLTAEKIKASPAWSSDHYVSTNFVASFEANTYTVTFDASGGSGTMDPQALTYGTAANLDANTFAKTGYTFAGWSDGAGHTYADKASVKNLVTGAVGDESITLTAQWTQDLVVTYVPDDVTHGTVSVGSETVVSGDNAQGSTAEAATGYTFVSWTLAGSTTPVSVEQTLKPAGVTASASYVANFKGNAYTVTFATGVTDGSVTQTMADEPMTYGTAKELTANAFTRPGYRFLGWRVGDSSRFVADKASVSDLATSGTVTLTAMWEAWPDALISYNVTDPAQGSVSSAKETLVRGQGTPVGSTATAGTGYTFVNWTVYGSDTVVSSDATLTAEKIKASSAWSSDHYVNTDLVANFKANTYTVTFDANGGLRHHDPPDPHL